A window from Micromonospora profundi encodes these proteins:
- the dapD gene encoding 2,3,4,5-tetrahydropyridine-2,6-dicarboxylate N-succinyltransferase, whose protein sequence is MTSADSAWGIGLATVTADEQVLDTWYPTGKLGLGELPLVAGEDQSDVLDLPPAALGDRPLPGLRTVQVVTVIGSLDDPIKDAPDAYLRLHLLSHRLVRPNQLNLDGIFGKLANVAWTSAGPCPPERVDELRVIERAAGRHLAVYGVDKFPRMTDYVVPSGVRIADADRVRLGAHLAAGTTVMHEGFVNFNAGTVGTSMVEGRIVQGVLVGDGSDVGGGASIMGTLSGGGTDKVSIGERSLIGANAGVGISLGDDCVVEAGCYITAASKITLPDGRVVKARELSGVDGLLFWRNSVTGALEARPRTGRGIELNAALHAND, encoded by the coding sequence GTGACGTCCGCAGATTCCGCCTGGGGCATCGGCCTGGCCACGGTGACAGCAGACGAGCAGGTGCTCGACACCTGGTACCCGACCGGCAAGCTGGGCCTGGGTGAGCTGCCGCTGGTCGCCGGTGAGGACCAGTCGGACGTGCTCGACCTGCCCCCGGCAGCGCTCGGGGACCGCCCGCTGCCCGGTCTGCGTACCGTGCAGGTGGTCACCGTGATCGGCTCGCTGGACGACCCGATCAAGGACGCCCCCGACGCGTACCTCCGGTTGCACCTGCTGTCCCACCGCCTCGTGCGACCCAACCAGCTCAACCTCGACGGCATCTTCGGCAAGCTGGCGAACGTAGCCTGGACGTCCGCCGGGCCGTGCCCGCCGGAGCGGGTGGACGAGCTGCGGGTGATCGAGCGGGCCGCCGGTCGCCACCTGGCGGTGTACGGGGTGGACAAGTTCCCCCGGATGACCGACTACGTGGTGCCCTCCGGGGTGCGGATCGCCGACGCGGACCGGGTCCGGCTCGGTGCGCACCTGGCCGCCGGCACCACAGTGATGCACGAGGGCTTCGTCAACTTCAACGCCGGCACCGTGGGCACCTCGATGGTGGAGGGCCGGATCGTGCAGGGCGTGCTGGTCGGCGACGGCTCCGACGTCGGAGGTGGCGCCTCGATCATGGGCACGCTCTCCGGTGGCGGCACCGACAAGGTGAGCATCGGCGAGCGGAGCCTGATCGGCGCGAACGCCGGCGTCGGCATCTCCCTCGGCGACGACTGCGTGGTGGAGGCGGGCTGCTACATCACGGCCGCGTCCAAGATCACTCTGCCGGACGGCCGGGTGGTGAAGGCCCGCGAGCTGTCCGGCGTCGACGGGCTGCTGTTCTGGCGCAACTCGGTGACCGGCGCGCTGGAGGCCCGCCCGCGCACCGGCCGGGGCATCGAGCTCAACGCCGCCCTGCACGCCAACGACTGA